A window of the Marinilabiliales bacterium genome harbors these coding sequences:
- a CDS encoding chorismate synthase, protein MNSTGRIFRISLFGESHGQAIGVTIDGCPPGVPLSDGDFAGDLGRRRPGRAGTTPRVEDDLPEIVSGHFNGHTTGAPLTIMFRNKNIKPGDYDNLKRTPRPGHSDFVAWKRFGGFNDHRGGGHFSGRLTLCLVAAGVVAKKLLTGIDIDARLVSAGGDEDIDRAVKVAMEAGDSVGGIVECRAAGIPVGWGEPFFDSVESVIAHMAFAIPAIKGVEFGSGFAAASMRGSSHNDPIVDETGRTATNNAGGISGGLTNGNELVFRIAVKPTSSISVGQSTYSIESGKIEELKVKGRHDACIALRVPVVLEAITAVALADLKMLAQSRPPVKG, encoded by the coding sequence ATGAACAGTACAGGAAGAATATTCAGGATAAGCCTGTTTGGCGAATCGCACGGCCAGGCCATAGGAGTGACCATAGACGGTTGTCCCCCGGGAGTCCCGCTTTCGGACGGTGATTTTGCCGGCGACCTTGGCAGGCGCCGTCCGGGAAGGGCGGGTACAACCCCGAGGGTGGAGGATGACCTCCCGGAGATCGTTTCCGGCCATTTCAACGGCCACACTACCGGTGCGCCGCTTACCATAATGTTCAGGAATAAAAACATCAAACCGGGCGACTATGATAACCTTAAACGCACACCGCGCCCGGGCCATTCCGATTTCGTAGCGTGGAAGAGGTTCGGAGGCTTCAATGATCACAGGGGCGGTGGACATTTCTCGGGCCGCCTTACCCTGTGCCTGGTGGCGGCCGGTGTTGTTGCCAAAAAGCTGCTGACGGGGATAGATATAGATGCACGGCTGGTGAGCGCCGGCGGAGATGAGGATATTGACAGGGCTGTAAAAGTCGCCATGGAGGCTGGTGATTCGGTAGGCGGCATTGTCGAGTGCCGGGCTGCGGGCATACCTGTAGGGTGGGGAGAACCTTTCTTCGATTCGGTTGAATCGGTGATTGCCCACATGGCATTTGCCATTCCCGCGATTAAGGGAGTTGAGTTCGGGTCTGGTTTTGCCGCTGCATCTATGAGAGGCAGCAGCCACAATGACCCCATAGTGGATGAGACGGGACGGACTGCCACGAATAATGCGGGCGGGATAAGCGGGGGACTGACAAATGGGAACGAGCTTGTATTCAGGATTGCGGTAAAGCCTACATCCAGCATCTCGGTGGGCCAGTCCACCTACAGCATTGAGTCGGGAAAGATAGAGGAACTGAAGGTAAAGGGACGTCACGATGCATGCATTGCCCTCAGGGTGCCGGTGGTGCTGGAGGCTATAACAGCCGTGGCCCTGGCCGATTTGAAG
- the aroA gene encoding 3-phosphoshikimate 1-carboxyvinyltransferase: MKKRTGPSAIEGRIQAPPSKSYAQRAIAVAAMAEGRSVILSPGDSDDVVAAVNVVRQLGARVEKWPLKSAPPGEADTAEGSADERGRAEERGTENEKVTGLERDDEVTKDHSVAGSSRGAEEGSSDAGGGQGTGTGRSASATGKAVEQGLVVFGGLQRPDGMLDCGEAGLSVRMFSAVASLFDSPVTLTGRGSLLKRPMVVIEESLRALGVECTTVNGCLPVTVRGPLPGGKAVIDGSFSSQVLTGILIASPYAASDVTLLVKNLKSRPYIDMTLKVMELFGVEVENRGYSEFLVRHGQRYQPREYRVEGDWSGAAFLLVAGATGGSVTVENLDTSSPQADRAIVDALERAGANVATGTGEVTVSRGNLEAFMFDATDCPDLFPPLVTLAAFCEGTTTIRGAERLLHKESNRAATLSREFGKLGVEVKVTGDIMKIKGGGCNGGTVESHGDHRIAMACATAAIAAHGEVLIEGAEAVAKSYPRFFEDMESLRKG; this comes from the coding sequence AGGATACAGGCCCCTCCTTCGAAGAGCTATGCCCAGAGGGCTATTGCCGTGGCCGCGATGGCTGAGGGGCGCTCGGTGATCCTGTCACCTGGCGATTCCGATGATGTGGTGGCCGCGGTAAATGTTGTGCGCCAGCTTGGTGCCAGGGTGGAAAAATGGCCTTTGAAGTCCGCTCCCCCGGGGGAGGCTGATACCGCTGAGGGATCTGCGGACGAACGGGGCCGGGCTGAAGAACGGGGAACCGAAAATGAGAAGGTAACCGGATTGGAACGAGATGATGAAGTAACGAAGGACCATTCTGTTGCCGGTAGCAGCCGTGGAGCGGAGGAGGGGAGTTCTGATGCCGGTGGTGGTCAGGGAACGGGAACGGGGAGATCGGCTTCCGCCACGGGAAAGGCAGTTGAACAGGGACTGGTTGTTTTTGGGGGACTGCAACGGCCGGATGGTATGCTGGACTGCGGTGAGGCGGGACTGAGTGTGAGGATGTTCTCGGCGGTGGCCTCCCTGTTTGACAGTCCGGTTACGCTTACCGGCCGCGGATCACTGCTGAAAAGGCCGATGGTGGTTATCGAGGAATCGCTCCGGGCGCTGGGTGTTGAGTGTACAACGGTAAATGGCTGCCTGCCGGTTACAGTGCGGGGCCCCCTGCCCGGCGGAAAAGCTGTGATCGACGGTTCTTTCAGCTCACAGGTACTCACGGGAATACTTATTGCCTCCCCGTATGCCGCATCCGATGTCACCCTGCTGGTAAAGAACCTTAAGAGCCGGCCCTATATTGACATGACTTTAAAGGTGATGGAGCTTTTCGGCGTGGAGGTTGAGAACAGGGGCTATTCGGAGTTCCTGGTCAGGCACGGTCAGCGGTACCAGCCCCGTGAGTACAGGGTGGAGGGGGACTGGAGCGGTGCCGCCTTCCTGCTTGTTGCAGGTGCGACCGGTGGAAGCGTGACCGTTGAAAACCTTGACACCTCTTCGCCGCAGGCGGACAGGGCCATTGTCGATGCCCTGGAGAGGGCCGGGGCGAATGTTGCGACCGGTACCGGGGAGGTGACGGTGTCGCGCGGCAATCTTGAAGCTTTTATGTTTGATGCCACCGACTGCCCCGATCTTTTCCCGCCTCTTGTAACCCTGGCTGCCTTTTGCGAGGGTACCACCACCATAAGGGGTGCGGAAAGGCTCCTGCACAAGGAGAGCAACCGCGCGGCAACGCTGAGCAGGGAGTTCGGTAAGCTTGGAGTTGAGGTGAAGGTGACCGGCGATATAATGAAAATTAAAGGAGGCGGGTGCAATGGCGGCACGGTTGAGTCGCACGGTGACCACCGAATAGCAATGGCCTGTGCCACAGCAGCTATTGCAGCGCATGGAGAGGTGCTGATTGAGGGTGCAGAAGCCGTGGCAAAATCCTATCCCCGCTTTTTTGAGGACATGGAGAGTTTGAGAAAGGGATAA